The following are encoded together in the Acidobacteriota bacterium genome:
- a CDS encoding DUF1592 domain-containing protein, with the protein MLLAALVVLPGTVAARSLEADVARLLDVSCLRCHDVETETPLDLENLGYDLDDRGTFRKWVRVFERLEAGEMPPPGTRRPPRRVVDAALGALARDLETADLAARAAGQTPPRRLTGLEYEYTVEDLLLIEEDLARLLPAESASAGFDTLATEQGISPLHLRSYLEAADRALDAAIRLGGRPASAAHLIDYPSNPASYHMVRQSVSKKLDDAVAMFVDEDHHNTSGSFSARNLRSDSHGFSVVHPGLYRVTVDAYPYQASTPVTLLLVRANPNGDRTLLGAFDLLNGESGTFEATTFLHPTDYVFPEVADLDWHTEVEGFYAPVEDWSAEAQVVAAGKGLGRRLLNNRVYHPIFYHPTEILVDGAATYKGEGVAVRSLAIEGPLLDGWPPPSTRRLFDGIEFDAAGDLQLTKEPYEHVVDVVSHLVPLAFRRPAEAGEVDAFASLARPAIAAGREFVDAVRVPLRAMLSAPQFLYHDDRPGELDDFALATRLSYFLWKSLPDEELFAAAREGRWSEPEVMARQVERMLDDEKAQRFIGDFVGQWLRLYEIELTSPDERLYPEYDDLLHHALQEETRLFFTELVKSDLGVRNLIDSDFTFLNRRLAEHYGIPGVEGQHMRKVSLPDDSVRGGVLTQASVLKVTANGTTTSPVFRGSFVLSNLLGRPPNPPPPNAGSVEPDIRGATTIREILAKHRRDPTCNVCHRAIDPPGFALEAFDPTGGFRTRYRSSGEGDTPTGTLYGRPILEYKDGPSVDSGGVTPEGSSFSGIAEYKRLLLAEEEDQIARHFISQLVVYATGAEIGFADRDELARLVAQSRESGYGVRGIIHNVTQSPLFRERQR; encoded by the coding sequence GTGCTCCTCGCGGCGCTCGTCGTCCTACCCGGCACGGTCGCCGCCCGTTCGCTCGAGGCCGACGTCGCGCGTCTTCTCGATGTCTCGTGTCTTCGCTGTCACGACGTCGAGACCGAGACGCCGCTCGATCTCGAGAACCTGGGCTACGACCTCGACGATCGGGGGACCTTCCGGAAGTGGGTGCGGGTCTTCGAGCGTCTCGAGGCGGGCGAGATGCCTCCCCCCGGGACGCGGCGACCCCCGAGGCGGGTCGTCGACGCGGCGCTCGGTGCGCTGGCGAGAGATCTGGAGACGGCGGACCTGGCGGCTCGAGCCGCCGGACAGACGCCGCCGCGCCGTCTGACGGGGCTGGAGTACGAGTACACCGTCGAGGACCTGCTCCTGATCGAGGAGGACCTGGCGCGCCTGCTCCCGGCCGAGAGCGCGTCCGCCGGGTTCGACACGCTGGCGACGGAGCAGGGGATCTCGCCGCTTCACCTGCGCAGCTACCTGGAAGCGGCCGATCGTGCGCTCGATGCGGCGATCCGGCTTGGCGGGCGTCCGGCGAGCGCGGCGCACCTGATCGATTATCCGAGCAATCCGGCTTCGTACCACATGGTCCGCCAGAGCGTCAGCAAGAAGCTCGATGACGCCGTCGCGATGTTCGTCGATGAAGACCACCACAACACGAGTGGGTCCTTTTCGGCCAGAAACCTGAGGAGCGACAGCCACGGCTTCTCGGTCGTGCATCCGGGTCTGTACAGGGTCACCGTCGACGCCTATCCCTACCAGGCATCGACGCCGGTCACGCTCCTTCTCGTTCGTGCCAACCCGAACGGCGACAGGACGTTGCTCGGTGCCTTTGACTTACTGAACGGGGAGTCGGGCACGTTCGAAGCCACGACCTTCCTCCACCCGACCGACTACGTCTTTCCCGAGGTGGCCGACCTCGACTGGCACACGGAGGTCGAGGGCTTCTACGCCCCCGTCGAAGACTGGTCGGCAGAGGCCCAGGTCGTGGCCGCGGGGAAAGGGCTGGGCCGGCGGCTGCTTAACAACCGGGTCTATCACCCGATCTTCTACCACCCCACCGAGATCCTCGTGGACGGGGCCGCCACCTACAAGGGCGAGGGCGTTGCGGTCAGGTCGCTCGCCATCGAAGGCCCGCTCCTCGATGGGTGGCCGCCGCCGTCGACGCGCCGGCTCTTCGACGGCATCGAGTTCGACGCCGCCGGCGATCTCCAGCTCACGAAGGAACCGTACGAGCACGTCGTGGACGTCGTCTCGCACCTCGTGCCGCTGGCGTTTCGACGGCCGGCCGAAGCGGGTGAGGTGGACGCCTTCGCGAGCCTGGCCAGGCCCGCGATCGCCGCGGGACGGGAGTTCGTCGACGCCGTTCGCGTTCCGCTGCGCGCCATGTTGAGCGCACCGCAGTTTCTCTACCACGACGACCGGCCCGGCGAACTGGACGACTTCGCCCTCGCGACCCGACTCTCGTACTTCCTGTGGAAGAGCCTGCCGGACGAGGAGCTCTTCGCGGCGGCTCGGGAAGGCAGGTGGTCGGAGCCGGAGGTGATGGCGCGGCAGGTCGAGAGGATGCTCGACGACGAGAAGGCGCAGCGCTTCATTGGGGACTTCGTCGGCCAATGGCTGCGGCTCTACGAGATCGAGCTCACGAGTCCCGACGAGAGGCTCTATCCCGAGTACGACGATCTGCTGCATCACGCGCTCCAGGAGGAGACGAGGCTGTTCTTCACCGAGCTCGTGAAGAGCGACCTCGGAGTCCGGAACCTGATCGACTCCGACTTCACCTTTCTCAACCGCCGCCTGGCGGAGCACTACGGCATCCCCGGGGTGGAGGGGCAGCACATGCGCAAGGTGTCGCTGCCCGACGACAGTGTGCGCGGCGGCGTCCTGACGCAGGCCAGCGTTCTCAAGGTCACCGCCAACGGCACGACGACGTCGCCGGTCTTCCGCGGCAGCTTCGTTCTCTCGAACCTGCTGGGCCGGCCGCCGAACCCGCCGCCGCCGAACGCCGGCTCGGTCGAGCCCGACATCCGGGGCGCCACGACGATCCGCGAGATCCTCGCCAAACACCGCCGGGACCCGACTTGCAATGTATGTCACCGCGCGATCGACCCACCGGGATTCGCACTGGAGGCCTTCGACCCGACCGGCGGCTTCCGGACGCGCTACCGCTCCAGCGGCGAGGGCGACACGCCCACTGGGACCCTGTACGGTCGCCCGATCCTGGAGTACAAGGACGGGCCGTCCGTGGATTCAGGCGGCGTCACACCGGAAGGCAGTTCCTTCTCGGGCATCGCCGAGTACAAGCGACTCCTGCTCGCGGAGGAGGAGGATCAGATAGCGCGCCACTTCATCTCGCAGCTCGTCGTCTATGCGACCGGCGCCGAGATCGGCTTTGCCGACCGCGACGAGCTCGCGCGGCTCGTCGCGCAGAGCCGCGAGAGCGGCTACGGCGTGCGCGGGATCATCCACAATGTCACCCAGAGCCCACTCTTCAGGGAGCGGCAACGATGA
- a CDS encoding DUF1552 domain-containing protein encodes MNQPLDRRTFLRTSGVALALPLLEAMSPALARAAIPAPRRMVTVCNALGLHPPSLFPATAGRDYETTEYLELLRDHRSDYTLFSGLSHDDQNGRQAHSSEVSWLTAARHPELAGFRNTISVDQFAAGELGYVTRFPSLVLGTDTTVQRSAKGTQSQSFTRRGVMVPSETSPANLFARMFLAGDADEVERQKRDLGDGRSILDGLSSQRKALDRRASAADRGRLDSYFEAVRAAEKGITEARAWLDRPKPRVDREPPVDVRERRDLIGRVQLLMDLIPLILQTDSTRVVAVMIQELREVPKIPGVSGTHHNLSHHGQDPEKIVQLRKVETEIVKCFGSLLEQLKGCSEADGTLLDQTAVLFGSNLGNGNSHDTRNLPIFLAGGGFDHGRYVAHDSEDNAPLSNLYVTMLQHMELEAGSFGQSTGVLSW; translated from the coding sequence ATGAACCAGCCCCTCGACCGACGCACATTCCTCCGGACTTCCGGGGTCGCCCTGGCACTCCCGCTCCTCGAAGCGATGAGTCCGGCGCTGGCCCGGGCGGCGATCCCGGCGCCCCGGCGGATGGTGACCGTATGCAACGCACTCGGCCTGCACCCGCCGTCGCTCTTTCCCGCCACAGCGGGTCGGGACTACGAAACGACCGAGTACCTGGAATTGCTTCGGGACCACAGGAGCGACTACACCCTGTTCTCGGGGCTTTCCCACGACGACCAGAACGGCCGCCAGGCCCATAGCAGCGAGGTCAGTTGGCTGACCGCGGCCCGCCACCCGGAACTCGCCGGATTTCGCAACACGATCTCGGTCGATCAGTTTGCCGCCGGGGAGCTCGGCTATGTGACCCGCTTTCCTTCGCTCGTGCTGGGCACCGACACGACGGTGCAGCGGAGCGCCAAGGGCACGCAGAGCCAGTCCTTCACGAGACGGGGCGTCATGGTGCCTTCAGAGACCAGTCCCGCCAATCTATTCGCCCGGATGTTCCTCGCGGGGGATGCCGACGAGGTCGAGCGGCAGAAGCGGGATCTCGGCGATGGACGCAGCATCCTCGACGGCCTGAGCTCGCAGAGAAAGGCGCTCGACCGGCGCGCCAGCGCCGCTGATCGAGGACGGCTGGACTCGTACTTCGAGGCCGTGCGCGCGGCCGAGAAAGGCATCACCGAGGCCCGGGCCTGGCTCGACCGGCCCAAGCCGCGGGTGGATCGCGAGCCCCCCGTCGACGTCCGGGAACGGCGTGACCTCATCGGCCGCGTCCAGTTGCTGATGGACCTCATCCCGCTGATCCTGCAGACCGACTCGACCCGTGTCGTCGCCGTGATGATCCAGGAGTTGCGGGAAGTACCGAAGATCCCGGGCGTCTCGGGGACGCACCACAACCTCTCGCACCACGGTCAGGATCCGGAGAAGATCGTGCAGTTGAGGAAGGTCGAGACGGAGATCGTCAAGTGCTTCGGCAGCCTTCTCGAGCAGCTCAAGGGATGCAGCGAGGCAGACGGCACGTTGCTCGATCAGACGGCGGTCCTCTTCGGCAGCAACCTCGGCAACGGGAACTCCCACGACACCCGCAACCTGCCGATCTTCCTCGCCGGCGGCGGCTTCGACCACGGTCGCTATGTCGCCCACGACAGCGAGGACAACGCGCCGCTTTCCAACCTCTACGTCACGATGTTGCAGCACATGGAGCTGGAGGCCGGGTCGTTCGGGCAGAGTACCGGCGTGCTGAGCTGGTAG